In Mucilaginibacter celer, one DNA window encodes the following:
- a CDS encoding glycoside hydrolase family 32 protein, with protein sequence MNKAKSIYLALMALTCNAFAQDKAPVPTPHWRPAYHFTPAKNWTNDPNGLIFLNGEFNLYYQHNPFENKWGHMSWGHATSKDLISWKHLPVAIPEVISHDTTTWIYSGSAVLDVKNTSGFGINGKPPLVAVFTADQPNQKKESQFIAYSNDGGLSFKQYAKNPVIDLHMRDFRDPNVFWYEPTKQWVMTVSMVDDHMVRFYGSKNLKDWTKLSDFGPAGYTKNGWECPSLLPLVVDGDQKNIKWVLFVSLGGEHGPLIQYFVGDFDGTTFTSITDKSKVMKVDYGDAFYAAIAWRDAPENKKILLGWLQNGRQETYPWKGQMSIPHDLSLKTTDEGLVLNQLPSVFVTRSLSKYANGKPIEKKNVAVTDKGLKLPTNSNAYWIDAEIDLKNAKKAGLNVVEKPGTDKKVRVGYDIEKQELFVDCTTSEKNNKSPENLLQTAPMNITGGVLKIKVLVDGSSLEVFGNDGEKVISTMIYPDQDATGVSAFADGEAVIKSLKMWGLKGKS encoded by the coding sequence ATGAACAAAGCTAAATCAATTTACCTCGCATTGATGGCATTAACGTGCAACGCATTCGCCCAGGATAAAGCGCCGGTACCAACTCCGCACTGGCGACCGGCATATCATTTTACCCCAGCCAAAAACTGGACTAACGACCCCAACGGCCTGATATTTTTAAACGGCGAGTTTAACCTCTATTACCAGCACAACCCCTTCGAAAACAAATGGGGCCACATGAGCTGGGGGCACGCCACCAGTAAAGACCTCATCAGCTGGAAACATCTGCCGGTTGCTATCCCCGAGGTAATCAGTCATGATACCACCACCTGGATCTACTCAGGTTCGGCGGTGCTGGATGTTAAAAATACGAGTGGCTTTGGCATAAATGGTAAGCCTCCGCTGGTAGCTGTTTTTACTGCCGATCAGCCTAATCAGAAAAAAGAATCACAGTTTATAGCTTACAGTAATGATGGCGGTTTAAGCTTTAAGCAATATGCCAAAAATCCGGTCATCGATCTCCATATGCGCGATTTTCGCGACCCTAATGTTTTCTGGTATGAGCCAACTAAACAATGGGTGATGACCGTATCGATGGTGGATGACCACATGGTACGCTTTTACGGTTCTAAAAATCTGAAAGACTGGACTAAGCTAAGTGATTTCGGCCCGGCAGGTTACACCAAAAATGGTTGGGAATGTCCATCATTATTGCCATTAGTGGTTGATGGTGACCAGAAAAATATCAAGTGGGTATTGTTTGTATCCTTAGGCGGCGAGCATGGTCCGTTGATCCAATACTTTGTAGGCGATTTTGATGGTACCACGTTTACCAGCATCACCGATAAAAGTAAAGTAATGAAAGTTGATTATGGTGATGCTTTTTACGCCGCTATTGCCTGGCGCGATGCTCCCGAAAATAAAAAGATACTGTTAGGTTGGTTGCAAAACGGCAGGCAGGAAACTTATCCTTGGAAAGGACAGATGTCCATCCCACATGATTTATCACTAAAAACTACCGATGAAGGTTTGGTGCTTAACCAATTGCCCTCGGTATTTGTAACCCGTTCGCTATCAAAATATGCCAATGGTAAGCCTATTGAGAAAAAGAATGTGGCGGTAACTGATAAAGGATTGAAGCTGCCAACCAATAGTAACGCTTATTGGATAGATGCTGAAATTGATCTTAAAAACGCCAAAAAAGCGGGTCTTAATGTAGTTGAAAAACCCGGTACCGATAAAAAGGTAAGGGTAGGCTACGACATTGAAAAACAGGAACTGTTTGTTGATTGCACTACGTCCGAAAAAAATAATAAATCGCCGGAGAATCTGTTGCAAACAGCGCCCATGAATATTACCGGCGGGGTGCTTAAAATAAAAGTTTTGGTTGATGGCTCATCGCTCGAGGTTTTTGGTAACGATGGCGAAAAAGTGATCTCAACGATGATTTATCCTGATCAGGATGCTACCGGGGTATCTGCTTTTGCTGATGGTGAGGCGGTGATTAAGAGTTTGAAGATGTGGGGTTTGAAAGGAAAGAGTTAG